A single region of the Hylaeus volcanicus isolate JK05 chromosome 5, UHH_iyHylVolc1.0_haploid, whole genome shotgun sequence genome encodes:
- the LOC128877146 gene encoding kynurenine 3-monooxygenase, translating into MTDADRKSRVAIVGGGLVGALAACFFAKKGHSVVVYEYRTDIRVQDSHGQSIDLALSARGREALRAVGLEQAVVDQHGIPMYGRMLHNKDGTLKEILYDSVRGNCIYSVSRRYLNVVLLNAAEKYPEVNLRFNKKLVDADLDNGKLKILDTKTGTIEDVESDLIIGADGAYSTIRRLMTKRPLFDCSQKYIEHGYVELFVPAGKDNKFAMSGNHLHIWPRGEFMMIALPNDDCTFTGNIFAPFGTFDKLKTPQALLKFYEEQFPDLLRMIGRDKLVNDYFKREPKTLISIKCKPYHVGKTALLIGDAAHAMVPFYAQGMNAGFEDLLLLDELMERYDSDFGKVLPKFSELRCDDAHAICDLAMYNYVEMRDLVTRKLFLLRKHLDTFLYRRIPSKWIPLYSTVHFSRMKFRDCISNKEWQDKILRRTVWCTALIIFAVLLMPIADKYT; encoded by the exons ATGACGGACGCCGATCGAAAGTCGCGAGTTGCCATCGTAGGGGGTGGCTTG GTTGGTGCACTAGCGGCTTGTTTCTTCGCGAAGAAGGGCCACTCGGTGGTCGTGTACGAATACCGTACAG atattaGGGTGCAGGATTCCCATGGACAGAGCATCGACCTGGCTTTGTCGGCCAGAGGACGCGAAGCTTTAAGGGCAGTCGGCCTCGAACAGGCTGTGGTCGATCAGCATGGCATCCCTATGTATGGAAGAATGCTCCACAACAAAGACGGCACTCTGAAGGAAATTCTTTATGATAGCGTCAGGGGGAAC TGCATTTATTCGGTCAGCAGACGATATCTAAACGTGGTTTTGTTAAACG CCGCCGAGAAGTATCCGGAAGTGAATCTACGCTTCAACAAGAAACTGGTAGACGCGGACCTggataatggaaaattgaaaatcttaGA TACGAAAACTGGAACCATCGAGGACGTGGAATCGGATTTGATCATCGGCGCGGACGGGGCGTATTCGACGATCAGGAGATTAATGACGAAGAGACCGCTTTTCGATTGCAGCCAGAAGTATATCGAGCACGGTTACGTTGAATTGTTCGTTCCTGCTGGGAAAGATAACAAG tttGCTATGAGTGGAAATCACCTTCACATCTGGCCAAGAGGCGAATTCATGATGATAGCTCTGCCTAACGACGACTGCACTTTTACCGGTAATATATTCGCGCCATTCGGGACCTTCGACAAGTTGAAGACACCGCAGGCTCTATTGAAATTCTACGAAGAACAGTTCCCTGATCTTCTGCGTATGATAGGCAGGGATAAGCTGGtgaatgattattttaaaagggAGCCCAAGACGCTGATCTCTATTAAG TGCAAACCATACCACGTTGGAAAAACTGCTCTACTTATCGGCGATGCTGCTCACGCTATGGTACCTTTTTACGCTCAAGGAATGAACGCT GGATTCGAGGATCTTTTATTGTTAGACGAGCTGATGGAACGTTACGATTCAGACTTCGGCAAGGTTCTTCCAAAGTTCTCCGAACTACGATGCGACGATGCCCACGCAATATGCGATCTTGCCATGTACAATTACGTGGAG ATGAGAGATTTGGTGACCAGAAAGTTGTTTCTTCTTCGGAAACATTTGGACACGTTCCTTTACCGACGGATACCGAGCAAGTGGATACCTCTGTACAGTACCGTACACTTCTCGCGGATGAAATTCCGCGACTGCATTTCGAACAAGGAATGGCAAGACAag ATATTACGTAGAACTGTTTGGTGTACAGCGCTTATAATTTTCGCAGTGTTGCTTATGCCCATTGCCGATAAGTACACATGA
- the LOC128877147 gene encoding 2-acylglycerol O-acyltransferase 2-A-like, with the protein MEILGVKFAPLNVSLRRRLETLSAATWIVFLAFGDFFGYAITAYLLFCTETLRYFILLYFVWMYYDWDTCNRGGRREWYTRWLRKCTWLRYFCNYFPIKLEKTVDLDPNKSYLFCSFPHGILAIGTFGAFGTDCLGCKEMFPGLDFRVIILDQHFRIPLFREYASMNGGVSSTAESLNYLLSTKPEPPFTGRGTILIVGGASETFECKPGTYRILVKRRKGFVKIALRNGTPLVPVFSFGETDIYDQVYRPKDSYLRRAQDYIRKKIGLAPVLLIGRGFFQYSFGIIPRRKRITVVVGSPLELPKIPEPTPEQVDEYHQKFIDRLVELFESHKHKYVENADSVTLELLS; encoded by the exons ATGGAAATCCTGGGCGTGAAGTTTGCGCCGTTAAACGTGTCCCTGAGACGAAGACTCGAAACACTTTCGGCAGCGACATGGATCGTTTTCTTAGCATTTGGGGATTTCTTCGGGTATGCTATCACCGCTTATCTCCTCTTCTGCACGGAGACTCTACGGTATTTCATTCTGCTCTACTTCGTCTGGATGTATTACGACTGGGACACGTGTAATCGAGGCGGTAGAAG GGAATGGTACACGAGATGGCTGAGAAAGTGCACGTGGCTCCGTTACTTTTGCAACTATTTTCCCATCAAATTAGAGAAAACCGTTGATCTGGATCCGAACAAGTCCTACTTGTTCTGCAGCTTTCCCCATGGAATTCTAGCGATAGGAACTTTCGGTGCTTTCGGAACGGATTGTCTCGGCTGCAAGGAAATGTTTCCTGGACTGGACTTCCGGGTCATCATTCTGGACCAACATTTCAGAATCCCTCTGTTCCGCGAATACGCTTCTATGAACG GTGGCGTCAGCAGCACCGCAGAAAGTTTAAACTATCTCCTATCGACGAAGCCTGAACCGCCATTCACTGGAAGAGGAACAATTTTAATCGTCGGTGGAGCGTCGGAAACTTTCGAATGTAAACCAGGCACTTATCGTATCCTCGTGAAAAGAAGGAAAGGCTTCGTGAAGATCGCGCTGAGGAATGg GACACCTCTCGTACCTGTGTTTTCGTTCGGCGAAACGGATATATACGATCAGGTCTACAGGCCAAAGGACTCGTATCTGCGGAGAGCACAGGACTACATTCGGAAGAAAATAGGTCTAGCTCCGGTCCTTCTGATAGGACGAGGATTCTTTCAGTATTCCTTTGGTATCATCCCACGTCGAAAACGTATCACTGTTGTCG TCGGCAGTCCCTTGGAGTTGCCAAAGATACCTGAACCAACTCCAGAACAGGTCGACGAATACCACCAGAAATTCATAGATCGCTTGGTCGAGCTTTTCGAGAGCCACAAGCACAAATACGTGGAGAACGCCGATTCGGTAACCCTGGAGTTGTTATCGTGA